In a genomic window of Candidatus Binatia bacterium:
- a CDS encoding extracellular solute-binding protein, translating to MTRWTRGLLGAWTGLVLVFLYLPLAVLIAYSFNRSRLNILWEGFTLEWYAAVWRDAALVRSLENSLIVALMTTLASVALGTAGAWLLHRHRFRGARLLQTLLLAPMVVPEVILGISLLLLFVALRFELGFATVVISHVTFCVPFVMVAVQARLADLDPALEEAALDLGATPARAFARVVVPQLAPALVAGALMAFTLSLDELIVTWFTASASSRTLPLEIFGRVRKGLDPTLNAISTVFVVASIALVAVSELARRSRPGRRGAVVVLLAALLTASGCTRSNAPQELNLFAWSEYVPQRVLDAFTDETGIKVNYESYASNEEMLAKLVSGATQYDLVQPSDYAAEALIAEGRLQPLDWSKIPNFENIAPEYRNRPFDPEQKYTVPWMAGTVGIVINSERVPEDVDSYAEVFQDKHKGRIVVVDDPREMVSWALATQGIPINDINPTTLAKVKPVLARWLPLVKVFDSDSPKTALLNGDVDLGIVWSGEAALLYNEHPKFRYVLPEEGAHEFVDTLAIPANARNPDAAHAFLNYVLRPEVSREISLDFPYTNPNLAARKLLTPEELANPASYPPGNPKLDGFRDIGEQAVAVDRLVTDLKAAGS from the coding sequence GTGACGCGGTGGACGCGGGGGCTGCTCGGCGCTTGGACCGGGCTCGTGCTGGTCTTCCTGTACCTCCCGCTCGCGGTGCTGATCGCGTACTCGTTCAACCGCTCGCGGCTCAACATCCTCTGGGAGGGATTCACCCTCGAGTGGTACGCCGCCGTCTGGCGCGACGCCGCGCTGGTGCGCTCGCTCGAGAACAGCCTGATCGTCGCGCTCATGACCACGCTCGCTTCCGTGGCGCTCGGGACCGCCGGCGCCTGGCTCCTCCACCGCCATCGCTTCCGTGGCGCGCGGCTCCTGCAGACGCTGCTGCTCGCACCGATGGTCGTGCCCGAGGTGATCCTCGGCATCAGCCTGCTGCTGCTCTTCGTCGCGCTGCGCTTCGAGCTCGGGTTCGCGACCGTCGTGATCTCGCACGTCACGTTCTGCGTGCCGTTCGTGATGGTCGCGGTGCAGGCGCGGCTCGCCGATCTCGATCCTGCGCTCGAGGAGGCGGCGCTCGACCTCGGCGCCACGCCCGCACGCGCGTTCGCGCGCGTCGTCGTGCCGCAGCTCGCGCCCGCGCTCGTCGCCGGCGCGCTGATGGCGTTCACGCTGTCGCTCGACGAGCTGATCGTCACCTGGTTCACGGCGAGCGCGTCCTCGCGCACGCTGCCGCTCGAGATCTTCGGCCGCGTGAGGAAGGGACTCGATCCGACGCTGAACGCGATCTCGACGGTGTTCGTCGTCGCGAGCATCGCGCTGGTCGCGGTGAGCGAGCTCGCGCGGCGCAGCCGGCCGGGGCGCCGCGGCGCGGTCGTCGTGCTGCTCGCCGCGCTGCTGACCGCGTCGGGGTGTACGAGAAGCAACGCGCCGCAGGAGCTGAACCTGTTCGCCTGGTCGGAGTACGTCCCGCAGCGCGTGCTCGACGCCTTCACCGACGAGACCGGCATCAAGGTCAACTACGAGTCGTACGCGTCGAACGAGGAGATGCTCGCCAAGCTGGTCTCGGGGGCGACGCAGTACGACCTCGTGCAGCCGTCGGATTATGCCGCGGAGGCGCTGATCGCGGAGGGCCGGCTGCAGCCGCTCGACTGGTCGAAGATCCCGAACTTCGAGAACATCGCGCCCGAGTACCGCAACCGGCCGTTCGACCCCGAGCAGAAGTACACCGTGCCGTGGATGGCGGGCACGGTCGGCATCGTGATCAACAGCGAGCGCGTGCCGGAGGACGTCGACAGCTACGCCGAGGTCTTCCAGGACAAGCACAAAGGACGCATCGTCGTGGTCGACGACCCGCGCGAGATGGTGAGCTGGGCGCTCGCGACGCAGGGCATCCCGATCAACGACATCAACCCGACGACGCTCGCCAAGGTGAAGCCGGTGCTCGCGCGCTGGCTGCCGCTCGTCAAGGTGTTCGACTCCGACAGCCCGAAGACCGCGCTGCTCAACGGCGACGTCGACCTCGGCATCGTCTGGTCGGGTGAGGCGGCGCTGCTCTACAACGAGCACCCGAAGTTCCGCTACGTACTGCCCGAAGAGGGCGCGCACGAGTTCGTCGACACGCTGGCGATCCCGGCGAACGCGCGGAACCCCGACGCCGCGCACGCCTTCCTGAACTACGTCCTGCGTCCCGAGGTGAGCCGCGAGATCTCGCTCGACTTCCCGTACACCAACCCGAACCTCGCGGCGCGCAAGCTCTTGACGCCGGAAGAGCTCGCCAACCCGGCGAGCTACCCGCCGGGCAACCCGAAGCTCGACGGCTTCCGCGACATCGGCGAGCA
- a CDS encoding coiled-coil domain-containing protein, which translates to MARVAIDTLALAQKLRDRAGFTSEHAEETARAIAEALDPEVATRSDIEALAAVMRSEIAELRGELRAEMSALAGELRAEMSALGGELRAEMSALVGELRAERNALAGELRGDRAALRGELESDISALRGELKSDMAAMKSDLTRLVLTVATGQIALLLAAMFSLQRLGG; encoded by the coding sequence GTGGCCCGGGTCGCGATCGACACGCTCGCGCTCGCGCAGAAGCTGCGCGACCGGGCGGGCTTCACGAGCGAGCACGCCGAGGAGACGGCGCGCGCGATCGCCGAGGCGCTCGACCCGGAGGTGGCGACGCGGTCGGACATCGAGGCGCTCGCAGCGGTGATGCGCTCGGAGATCGCGGAGCTGCGGGGGGAGCTGCGAGCCGAGATGAGTGCCCTCGCGGGTGAGCTCCGTGCGGAGATGAGTGCCCTCGGGGGTGAGCTCCGTGCGGAGATGAGTGCCCTCGTGGGTGAGCTCCGTGCGGAGAGGAATGCCCTCGCAGGCGAGCTGCGCGGCGATCGGGCGGCGCTCCGTGGTGAGCTCGAGAGCGACATCAGCGCGCTGCGTGGCGAGCTGAAGAGCGACATGGCGGCGATGAAGTCGGATCTGACGCGCCTCGTGCTCACCGTGGCGACCGGACAGATCGCGCTGCTGCTCGCGGCGATGTTCTCGCTGCAGCGTCTCGGCGGGTGA
- a CDS encoding CRTAC1 family protein: MRRSIACLCLAALVACRGGDGRDRAAWLASVRFVDVTEEAGLARSAPTYDAAVGDVDGDGFLDLYVGNHGTGAVLFRNRGDGTFTDVLAGSGIAPGGDQHGTGFADFDGDGRLDLYVSVGANRGLGTKANHLYRNRGDGTFEDVATQAGVIDPRGRSRSLAWLDADADGQLDLVLANFASPNRFYRNLGDGTFEDLSDASGMAAHSATRITWGDYDGDGYPDVLLTGTPKGLRLLRNEEGPVFRDVTREVGLEPIAEPVQGAAFGDFDNDGDLDLATSFGVDFTETALEVGDGTLRFAFFAHDEPVGFDFETTAGSDVEIELYENGSPAAPEKIRCGDASPSAPGRFACAAAQAMQRAPEDVAPTFLLWREPAEDGGERDVWRLRWRGAGDHHLSGIVHGASRPRAVGLRTDVPRGAVVWRNQDGVFERALEVGRGLPSAASVNGQAVQWVDVDDDGWLDLYLVDSGVDGAGARNVLLMNDRGERFVAMPRSTGASPDSGDGRGVAAHFADFDGDGRVDVFLTNGWGAPPFDRGPYRLLRNATAGGHWIELVLHGRESNRDSLGAWIEVEACGERRMRYHNGGTSYFSQSVTPPRFGLAACENVDRLVVHWPSGRAQVLEDVAVDRTLEIVEGE, translated from the coding sequence ATGCGGCGCTCCATTGCCTGCCTGTGCCTCGCCGCGCTCGTCGCCTGCCGCGGCGGCGACGGACGCGACCGCGCGGCGTGGCTCGCGAGCGTGCGCTTCGTCGACGTGACCGAGGAGGCGGGCCTCGCGCGCAGCGCGCCGACCTACGACGCGGCGGTCGGCGACGTCGACGGCGACGGCTTCCTCGACCTCTACGTCGGCAACCACGGCACCGGCGCGGTGCTCTTCCGCAACCGCGGCGACGGCACCTTCACCGACGTCCTCGCGGGCTCCGGCATCGCGCCGGGCGGCGACCAGCACGGCACCGGCTTCGCCGACTTCGACGGCGACGGACGGCTCGACCTCTACGTCTCGGTCGGCGCCAACCGCGGCCTCGGCACCAAGGCGAACCACCTCTACCGCAACCGCGGCGACGGCACCTTCGAGGACGTCGCCACGCAGGCCGGCGTCATCGACCCGCGCGGGCGCTCGCGGTCGCTCGCCTGGCTCGACGCCGACGCCGACGGCCAGCTCGACCTCGTGCTCGCCAACTTCGCGTCGCCGAACCGCTTCTACCGCAACCTCGGCGACGGCACGTTCGAGGACCTCTCGGACGCGTCCGGCATGGCCGCGCACTCCGCGACGCGCATCACCTGGGGCGACTACGACGGCGACGGCTATCCCGACGTCCTCCTCACCGGCACGCCGAAAGGCCTGCGGCTGCTGCGCAACGAGGAAGGTCCCGTGTTCCGCGACGTGACGCGCGAGGTGGGCCTCGAGCCGATCGCCGAGCCCGTGCAGGGCGCGGCGTTCGGCGACTTCGACAACGATGGCGACCTCGATCTCGCGACCAGCTTCGGCGTCGACTTCACCGAGACCGCGCTCGAGGTCGGCGACGGCACGCTGCGCTTCGCGTTCTTCGCGCACGACGAGCCCGTCGGCTTCGACTTCGAGACGACGGCCGGCAGCGACGTCGAGATCGAGCTCTACGAGAACGGCTCGCCCGCGGCGCCGGAGAAGATCCGCTGCGGCGACGCGTCGCCGAGCGCGCCCGGACGCTTCGCCTGCGCGGCGGCGCAGGCCATGCAGCGCGCTCCGGAGGACGTTGCTCCGACCTTCCTCCTCTGGCGCGAGCCCGCGGAAGACGGCGGCGAACGCGACGTCTGGCGCCTGCGCTGGCGCGGCGCGGGCGACCACCACCTGAGCGGCATCGTGCACGGCGCCTCCCGCCCGCGTGCGGTCGGGCTGCGCACGGACGTGCCGCGCGGCGCGGTCGTGTGGCGCAACCAGGACGGCGTCTTCGAGCGCGCGCTCGAGGTCGGCCGCGGCCTGCCGTCGGCCGCGTCGGTGAACGGCCAGGCGGTGCAGTGGGTCGACGTCGACGACGACGGCTGGCTCGACCTCTACCTGGTCGATTCCGGCGTCGACGGCGCGGGCGCGCGCAACGTGCTCTTGATGAACGACCGCGGCGAGCGCTTCGTCGCGATGCCGCGCTCGACCGGCGCGTCTCCCGACAGCGGCGACGGCCGCGGCGTCGCGGCGCACTTCGCGGACTTCGACGGCGACGGACGCGTCGACGTGTTCTTGACGAACGGCTGGGGCGCGCCGCCCTTTGATCGCGGTCCGTACCGTCTGCTACGCAACGCGACCGCCGGGGGGCACTGGATCGAGCTCGTGCTGCATGGCCGGGAGTCGAACCGCGACAGCCTCGGTGCATGGATCGAGGTCGAGGCCTGCGGCGAGCGGCGCATGCGGTACCACAACGGCGGCACGAGCTACTTCTCGCAATCCGTGACGCCGCCGCGTTTCGGGCTCGCCGCGTGCGAGAACGTCGACAGGCTGGTGGTGCACTGGCCGTCGGGTCGCGCGCAGGTGCTCGAGGACGTCGCCGTCGACCGCACGCTCGAGATCGTGGAGGGCGAGTGA
- a CDS encoding sulfatase encodes MSDAASPRCARRVRSERGFALLALLCVAVVMGPACTRKEPAPDAKPDVVLIVVDTLRADHLPLWGYERDTAPNLTRFARDAVVYENAISPGTWTVPSHGSILTGRWPSYHGAQRVPGDKILAMPLNPSVPTLAELLQARGWNTVAFIGNSTYLDALFGFHRGFGEYVTGNFWHANHVYGRIVDWLAKHPEPSFVLWNAIDPHEPYDPPPPFDARFPGRRPEHGVMLSELVWQGTKPTDEMIAHFVSQYDAEIAVADDAIGKVLDALREQGRYERALIVVTSDHGELFGEHGMYSHGTPPFEPMVHVPLIVKYPGDRRAGERVARRVSTAAIFATILRELGVPTPEGTNVPSLDEPHDVWVEDIDQKGERVLVGYAGDHKVVRRAAEAGTYTFVYDLARDPGEEKPLDDPRAAAELRASLEAFAAAPRPANLADVPVIDAEHEAKLRALGYVR; translated from the coding sequence GTGAGCGACGCCGCTTCGCCGCGCTGCGCGCGCCGCGTGCGCAGCGAGCGCGGCTTCGCCCTGCTCGCCCTGCTGTGCGTCGCGGTGGTCATGGGCCCCGCGTGCACGCGCAAGGAGCCCGCACCCGACGCGAAGCCGGACGTCGTCCTGATCGTCGTCGACACGCTGCGCGCGGATCACCTGCCGCTCTGGGGCTACGAGCGCGACACGGCGCCGAACCTGACCCGCTTCGCGCGCGACGCCGTGGTCTACGAGAACGCGATCTCGCCCGGCACGTGGACGGTGCCCTCGCACGGCTCGATCCTCACCGGACGCTGGCCGTCGTACCACGGCGCGCAGCGCGTCCCCGGCGACAAGATCCTGGCGATGCCGCTCAACCCGTCGGTGCCGACGCTGGCGGAGCTCCTGCAGGCGCGCGGCTGGAACACCGTCGCCTTCATCGGCAACAGCACCTATCTGGACGCGCTGTTCGGCTTCCACCGCGGCTTCGGCGAGTACGTCACCGGCAACTTCTGGCACGCGAACCACGTCTACGGTCGGATCGTCGACTGGCTCGCGAAGCACCCCGAGCCCTCGTTCGTGCTGTGGAACGCGATCGATCCGCACGAGCCCTACGATCCGCCGCCGCCGTTCGACGCCAGGTTCCCCGGACGCCGCCCCGAGCATGGCGTCATGCTGAGCGAGCTCGTCTGGCAGGGAACGAAGCCGACCGACGAGATGATCGCCCACTTCGTCTCGCAGTACGACGCCGAGATCGCCGTCGCGGACGACGCGATCGGCAAGGTGCTCGACGCGCTCCGCGAGCAAGGACGCTACGAGCGCGCGCTGATCGTCGTCACGTCCGACCACGGCGAGCTGTTCGGCGAGCACGGCATGTACAGCCACGGCACGCCGCCCTTCGAGCCGATGGTCCACGTGCCGCTGATCGTCAAGTATCCGGGCGACCGCCGCGCCGGCGAGCGCGTCGCGCGCCGCGTGTCGACCGCGGCGATCTTCGCCACCATCCTGCGCGAGCTCGGCGTCCCGACGCCGGAGGGAACGAACGTGCCCTCGCTCGACGAGCCGCACGACGTGTGGGTCGAGGACATCGACCAGAAGGGCGAGCGCGTCCTCGTCGGCTACGCGGGCGACCACAAGGTCGTTCGTCGTGCAGCCGAGGCCGGCACGTACACCTTCGTCTACGACCTCGCGCGCGACCCCGGCGAGGAGAAGCCGCTGGACGACCCGCGCGCCGCCGCCGAGCTGCGCGCGTCGCTCGAGGCGTTCGCCGCCGCGCCGCGCCCGGCCAACCTGGCCGACGTGCCAGTGATCGACGCCGAGCACGAAGCGAAGCTGCGCGCGCTCGGCTACGTCCGCTGA
- a CDS encoding ABC transporter ATP-binding protein, whose translation MNELASTASTAPVVAADALTKRYGDVLAVDRASFAVARGEFFSLLGPSGCGKTTLLRLLAGFETPDSGRVLLEGADVTRVPPYRRNVNTVFQQYALFPHLTVADNVAFGPRAKGLAPDEVGRRVERMLAMVRLEGLGGRRSDELSGGQQQRVALARALVNHPSALLLDEPLSALDVELRQAMRDELTRIQREVGIAFVFVTHDQDEALALSDRLAVMRAGRIEQIGTPQEVYRAPRTAFVARFIGGGNVLPVTIEDVRERRACVRVAGVLVLEVDLPDDAPAFARGAAAALLARPEHVELHVAPPQDGALAVRVAATAFQGATVRVVVRTASGDEIVALARPDEPAAHLAPGSDAWLRLPARHLRLLPADG comes from the coding sequence ATGAACGAGCTCGCGTCCACCGCTTCCACCGCTCCGGTCGTCGCCGCGGACGCGCTCACCAAGCGCTACGGCGACGTCCTCGCCGTCGACCGCGCGAGCTTCGCGGTCGCGCGCGGCGAGTTCTTCTCGCTGCTCGGACCCTCGGGCTGCGGCAAGACGACGCTCCTGCGACTTCTCGCCGGCTTCGAGACGCCGGACTCCGGACGCGTGCTGCTCGAGGGGGCCGACGTGACGCGCGTGCCGCCGTACCGGCGCAACGTCAACACGGTCTTCCAGCAGTACGCGCTGTTCCCGCACCTGACGGTCGCGGACAACGTCGCGTTCGGGCCGCGCGCCAAGGGGCTCGCACCCGACGAGGTCGGGCGACGGGTCGAGCGCATGCTCGCCATGGTGCGGCTCGAGGGCCTCGGCGGGCGACGGTCGGACGAGCTGTCGGGCGGGCAGCAGCAGCGGGTCGCGCTCGCGCGCGCGCTCGTCAATCACCCGAGCGCGCTGCTGCTCGACGAGCCGCTCTCCGCCCTCGACGTCGAGCTGCGCCAGGCGATGCGCGACGAGCTCACGCGGATCCAGCGCGAGGTCGGCATCGCGTTCGTCTTCGTGACCCACGACCAGGACGAGGCGCTGGCGCTTTCGGACCGCCTCGCGGTGATGCGCGCGGGACGGATCGAGCAGATCGGCACGCCGCAGGAGGTCTACCGCGCGCCGCGCACGGCGTTCGTCGCGCGCTTCATCGGCGGCGGCAACGTGCTGCCGGTGACGATCGAGGACGTGCGCGAGCGGCGCGCGTGCGTGCGCGTCGCCGGAGTCCTCGTGCTCGAGGTCGATCTGCCGGATGACGCTCCGGCATTCGCGCGCGGCGCGGCGGCCGCCCTACTCGCGCGTCCCGAGCACGTCGAGCTGCACGTCGCACCGCCGCAGGACGGCGCGCTCGCGGTGCGCGTCGCCGCGACCGCCTTCCAGGGCGCGACGGTGCGCGTCGTCGTGCGCACGGCGAGCGGCGACGAGATCGTCGCGCTCGCGCGCCCCGACGAGCCCGCGGCGCACCTTGCGCCCGGCAGCGACGCCTGGCTGCGTCTGCCGGCGCGACACCTGCGTCTGCTGCCCGCCGACGGCTGA
- a CDS encoding HAMP domain-containing sensor histidine kinase: MFQTTVSFKHFGGGQKGIFLVLRYVFITVAAYLLIFQNPDGQIGTMQAVMVVAALASNLVLSAVPANLLFAWYVEAPVLIADTLWVSWAIHSTGAMGQEFFLLYFFVLFLAATSQSLPMVLFGAIFVSAADIYLTPSGQLLTTPRLLHVVFFFTVALFYGEVLNQIRRERQRADRGFAWAREIEGKVNKRTSALQRMYVDLLVATMARADRTAAACRELRAKLQSMHEDASHLLDPSTAADPVEQRRLLGGVRDGAHALLHVVGTLEGVANADDTRAQVSLQPVRVDNLVAQAQRRERPRLNPEVELVWKVDRDLPTIESDPLRLRIILESLIDNAVKFTSKGSITVGVRNVPERREVELRVDDTGIGLDVRELPRLFQPFRRLEEKGDPHARIGIGLALVERLVEQLGGELTVRSSLGRGSSFIVRVPHEAAREAQPEAVATTAEAAETSPADKTTSAPAAGPLPTAGVAA; encoded by the coding sequence ATGTTTCAGACGACGGTGAGCTTCAAGCACTTCGGCGGCGGGCAAAAGGGGATCTTCCTCGTCCTGCGCTACGTCTTCATCACGGTCGCCGCCTACCTGCTGATCTTCCAGAACCCGGACGGGCAGATCGGCACGATGCAGGCGGTGATGGTGGTCGCCGCGCTGGCGAGCAACCTCGTGCTGTCCGCCGTGCCGGCGAACTTGCTGTTCGCCTGGTACGTCGAGGCGCCGGTGCTGATCGCCGACACGCTGTGGGTGTCGTGGGCGATCCACTCGACGGGCGCGATGGGGCAGGAGTTCTTTCTGCTCTACTTCTTCGTGCTGTTCCTCGCCGCGACAAGCCAGAGCCTGCCGATGGTGCTGTTCGGCGCGATCTTCGTCAGCGCCGCCGACATCTACTTGACGCCGAGCGGCCAGCTGCTGACGACGCCGCGGCTGCTGCACGTGGTCTTCTTCTTCACGGTCGCGCTGTTCTACGGCGAGGTGCTGAACCAGATCCGTCGCGAGCGTCAGCGCGCCGACCGCGGCTTCGCCTGGGCGCGCGAGATCGAGGGCAAGGTCAACAAGCGGACGAGCGCGCTGCAGCGGATGTACGTCGACCTGCTGGTGGCGACCATGGCGCGCGCCGATCGCACCGCGGCGGCGTGCCGCGAGCTGCGCGCCAAGCTGCAGTCGATGCACGAGGACGCAAGCCACCTGCTCGACCCGAGCACGGCCGCGGACCCGGTCGAGCAGCGCCGCCTGCTCGGCGGCGTGCGCGACGGCGCGCACGCGCTGCTGCACGTCGTCGGAACCCTCGAGGGCGTCGCCAACGCCGACGACACGCGCGCGCAGGTCAGCCTGCAGCCAGTGCGCGTCGACAACCTCGTGGCCCAGGCGCAGCGTCGCGAGCGCCCACGGCTCAACCCCGAGGTCGAGCTCGTGTGGAAGGTCGATCGCGACCTGCCGACGATCGAGAGCGATCCGCTGCGCCTGCGCATCATCCTCGAGAGCCTGATCGACAACGCCGTCAAGTTCACCTCGAAGGGCTCGATCACCGTCGGCGTGCGCAACGTCCCGGAGCGGCGCGAGGTCGAGCTGCGCGTCGACGACACCGGCATCGGGCTCGACGTGCGCGAGCTGCCGCGGCTCTTCCAGCCGTTCCGCCGCCTCGAGGAGAAGGGCGATCCGCACGCGCGCATCGGCATCGGGCTCGCGCTGGTCGAGCGGCTCGTCGAGCAGCTCGGCGGCGAGCTGACGGTGCGCTCGTCGCTCGGGCGCGGCTCGAGCTTCATCGTGCGCGTGCCGCACGAGGCGGCGCGCGAGGCGCAGCCCGAAGCTGTCGCGACGACGGCCGAGGCCGCCGAGACGTCGCCCGCAGACAAGACGACGTCAGCGCCGGCCGCGGGACCGCTGCCGACGGCGGGCGTGGCCGCGTAG
- a CDS encoding COX15/CtaA family protein, producing MSLAAYAALVLGWNVAVILWGAFVRATGSGAGCGAHWPLCNGEVVPRAPEIETLIELTHRLTSGVALLLVIGLLVWTLRARPRGDRTRTWAITSMVFIIAEALLGAGLVLFELVAYDASAMRAFAMVAHLLNTFALLAALTLTARWAATPPESASAPRAHSTWPVLPIAAMAAVVAISATGAIAALGDTLFPARSLVDGIRQDFSPTAHFLLRLRVLHPILGVGLGAFVAVTAAVVALRSAERRASRIAWAAVATVVLQVACGFVNLLLLAPVWLQLVHLLLADALWIELVLLASLVRTAVPVVAVAPATVAPAPLVAREG from the coding sequence GTGAGCCTCGCCGCCTACGCCGCGCTGGTCCTCGGCTGGAACGTCGCCGTCATCTTGTGGGGCGCCTTCGTGCGGGCGACCGGCTCGGGGGCGGGCTGCGGCGCGCACTGGCCGCTGTGCAACGGCGAGGTGGTGCCGCGGGCGCCGGAGATCGAGACGCTGATCGAGCTCACGCACCGTCTGACGAGCGGCGTCGCGCTGCTGCTCGTCATCGGCCTGCTGGTCTGGACGCTGCGGGCGCGGCCGCGCGGCGACCGCACGCGGACCTGGGCGATCACCAGCATGGTCTTCATCATCGCCGAGGCGCTGCTCGGCGCGGGGCTCGTGCTGTTCGAGCTCGTCGCGTACGACGCGTCGGCGATGCGCGCCTTCGCGATGGTCGCGCACCTGCTGAACACCTTCGCGCTGCTCGCCGCGCTGACGCTCACCGCGCGCTGGGCGGCGACGCCGCCCGAGAGCGCGAGCGCGCCGCGCGCGCACTCTACCTGGCCCGTGCTGCCGATCGCGGCGATGGCGGCCGTGGTGGCGATCTCCGCGACGGGCGCCATCGCGGCGCTCGGCGACACGCTGTTCCCGGCGCGCTCGCTGGTCGACGGCATCCGCCAGGACTTCTCGCCGACCGCGCACTTCCTGCTGCGCTTGCGTGTCCTGCACCCGATCCTCGGCGTCGGGCTCGGCGCGTTCGTCGCCGTGACCGCGGCCGTGGTGGCGCTGCGCAGCGCCGAGCGTCGAGCATCACGGATCGCGTGGGCGGCGGTCGCGACCGTCGTTCTGCAGGTCGCGTGTGGCTTCGTGAACCTGCTGCTGCTCGCGCCGGTGTGGCTGCAGCTCGTGCACCTGCTGCTCGCCGACGCGCTGTGGATCGAGCTCGTTCTGCTCGCGTCGCTCGTGCGCACGGCCGTGCCCGTGGTCGCCGTGGCGCCCGCGACCGTCGCGCCCGCTCCGCTCGTCGCCCGCGAGGGCTGA